The following coding sequences are from one Comamonas koreensis window:
- the infB gene encoding translation initiation factor IF-2: MSSNTVAEFAVELKKSPDTLLEQLQAAGVSKHDASDALTETDKQALLSHLQAAHGAADRKKITLTKKSTSEIKQADATGRARTIQVEVRKKRTFVKRDEVAEADSDEALKHAEAKQKEAEHKADLVKREEEARREADLIGKQEADLVQQRAERAEREERERKEREAEERAAAYVAKTQERKAQEAAEQEEAARRHAQELAARNEAQAEAKKKAEDESKAREAEETARAVDLDERRRKALAEAEAIRAMMNAPKKVLVAKKPSEEKKEVKAADAKKGTLHKPATTGTGAAKPAAGAAPGNKEVKSAKLSSSWSNQNDSNGKKKELKTRGDSSGGVAGRGNNWRSGPRGGRRGNDRNDHRGAQSAAPVEARVLDVYVPETITVSELAHKMAIKASEVIKSLMKMGQMVTINQPLDQDTAMIVVEEMGHKAHIAALDDPEAFTAEEESQAESEALPRAPVVTVMGHVDHGKTSLLDYIRRSKVAAGEAGGITQHIGAYHVETPRGMITFLDTPGHEAFTAMRARGAQSTDIVILVAAADDGVMPQTKEAIKHAKAAGVPIVVAITKADKPDANPERVKQELVVEQVVPEEYGGDSPFVAVSSKTGQGIDELLEQVLLQAEVLELKAPVQANAKGLVIEAQLDKGRGPVATVLVQSGTLKVGDIVLAGQTYGRVRAMVDEDGKVAKEAGPSLPVEIQGLSDVPQAGDDFMVLPDERRAREIATYRAGKFRNTKLAKQQAAKLENMFAEMGAGNVQSLPIIIKADTQGSQEALAASLLKLSTDEVKVQMVYTGVGGISESDVNLALASKAIVIGFNVRADAQARKTAESNDVDIRYYNIIYDAVDELKAAMSGMLAPEQREEIIGMAEIRTVFVASKIGTVAGSYITQGHVTRNAHFRLLRDNVVIYTGEIDSLRRLKDDVKEVKEGFECGIKLKNYNDIKEGDMLEVFEIKEIARTL, from the coding sequence ATGTCGAGTAATACTGTCGCCGAGTTCGCTGTTGAACTCAAGAAATCACCGGATACATTGCTGGAACAACTGCAAGCCGCAGGCGTGTCCAAGCACGATGCATCCGATGCACTGACTGAAACGGACAAACAAGCGCTGTTGTCCCATCTGCAGGCCGCCCACGGCGCTGCAGACCGCAAGAAGATCACATTGACCAAGAAATCTACCAGCGAGATCAAACAAGCCGACGCCACGGGCCGGGCACGCACCATCCAGGTGGAAGTGCGCAAAAAACGCACCTTCGTCAAGCGTGACGAAGTGGCTGAGGCCGATTCCGACGAAGCACTCAAGCACGCCGAAGCCAAGCAAAAGGAAGCCGAACACAAGGCTGACCTGGTCAAGCGCGAAGAGGAAGCCCGTCGCGAAGCCGACCTGATCGGCAAGCAAGAAGCTGATCTGGTGCAGCAGCGTGCCGAGCGCGCTGAGCGCGAAGAGCGCGAGCGCAAGGAGCGTGAGGCTGAAGAGCGCGCCGCTGCCTACGTGGCCAAGACGCAAGAGCGCAAGGCCCAGGAAGCTGCCGAGCAGGAAGAAGCTGCGCGCCGCCACGCCCAGGAGCTGGCCGCCCGCAACGAAGCCCAGGCTGAAGCCAAGAAAAAGGCCGAAGACGAATCCAAGGCCCGTGAGGCGGAGGAAACCGCGCGCGCTGTCGATCTGGACGAGCGCCGCCGCAAGGCCCTGGCCGAGGCCGAAGCCATTCGCGCCATGATGAACGCGCCCAAGAAGGTGCTGGTGGCCAAGAAGCCTTCGGAAGAGAAGAAGGAAGTCAAGGCCGCTGATGCCAAGAAGGGCACCTTGCACAAGCCTGCCACGACCGGCACTGGCGCGGCCAAGCCTGCCGCTGGTGCAGCGCCTGGCAACAAGGAAGTCAAGTCGGCCAAGCTGTCCTCGAGCTGGAGCAACCAGAACGACAGCAACGGCAAGAAGAAAGAACTCAAGACCCGTGGTGATTCCTCGGGTGGTGTGGCCGGTCGCGGCAACAACTGGCGTTCGGGCCCCCGTGGCGGCCGTCGCGGCAATGACCGCAACGACCACCGTGGCGCGCAATCGGCTGCGCCGGTGGAAGCACGCGTGCTCGACGTCTATGTGCCCGAGACCATCACCGTGTCCGAGCTGGCCCACAAGATGGCCATCAAGGCGTCCGAAGTGATCAAGTCGCTGATGAAGATGGGCCAGATGGTCACCATCAACCAGCCGCTGGACCAGGACACCGCGATGATCGTCGTGGAAGAAATGGGCCACAAGGCACATATTGCCGCACTGGACGATCCGGAAGCGTTCACCGCCGAAGAAGAATCCCAGGCCGAATCCGAAGCGCTGCCACGCGCGCCGGTCGTGACCGTGATGGGCCACGTCGACCACGGCAAGACCTCGCTGCTGGACTACATCCGCCGCAGCAAGGTCGCTGCGGGCGAAGCCGGCGGCATTACGCAGCACATCGGTGCCTACCACGTGGAAACCCCACGCGGCATGATCACCTTCCTGGACACCCCTGGTCACGAGGCCTTCACGGCCATGCGTGCCCGCGGTGCACAGTCGACCGACATCGTGATTCTGGTGGCCGCTGCCGACGACGGCGTGATGCCCCAGACCAAGGAAGCGATCAAGCACGCCAAGGCCGCTGGTGTTCCTATCGTGGTGGCCATCACCAAGGCCGACAAGCCCGATGCCAACCCCGAACGCGTCAAGCAGGAGCTGGTGGTCGAGCAGGTGGTGCCCGAAGAATACGGTGGTGACTCGCCTTTCGTGGCCGTGTCGTCCAAGACCGGCCAAGGCATTGACGAGCTGCTCGAGCAAGTGCTGCTGCAGGCCGAAGTGCTGGAACTCAAGGCGCCGGTGCAAGCCAATGCCAAGGGTCTGGTGATCGAAGCCCAGCTGGACAAGGGCCGCGGCCCGGTGGCCACAGTGCTGGTGCAGTCCGGTACCTTGAAGGTGGGCGATATCGTGCTGGCCGGTCAAACCTATGGCCGCGTGCGTGCCATGGTCGACGAAGACGGCAAGGTCGCCAAGGAAGCCGGTCCATCGCTGCCCGTGGAAATCCAGGGTCTGTCGGATGTGCCGCAGGCTGGTGACGACTTCATGGTGCTGCCCGATGAGCGCCGCGCCCGTGAAATCGCGACCTACCGCGCTGGCAAGTTCCGCAACACCAAGCTGGCCAAGCAACAAGCGGCCAAGCTGGAGAACATGTTCGCCGAAATGGGTGCGGGCAACGTGCAGTCGCTGCCGATCATCATCAAGGCCGACACCCAGGGTTCGCAAGAAGCACTGGCTGCCTCCTTGCTCAAGCTGTCGACCGACGAGGTCAAGGTGCAGATGGTCTACACCGGCGTGGGCGGTATCAGCGAGTCGGATGTGAATCTGGCGCTGGCCTCCAAGGCGATCGTGATCGGTTTCAACGTGCGTGCCGATGCGCAAGCGCGCAAGACCGCCGAGAGCAACGATGTCGATATCCGCTACTACAACATCATTTACGACGCTGTCGATGAGTTGAAGGCGGCCATGTCCGGCATGCTCGCTCCCGAGCAACGCGAAGAGATCATCGGTATGGCCGAGATCCGCACCGTGTTCGTGGCCTCCAAGATCGGTACGGTGGCTGGTTCGTACATCACCCAGGGTCACGTTACCCGCAATGCACACTTCCGTCTGCTGCGCGACAACGTGGTCATCTACACCGGTGAGATCGACTCACTGCGCCGCCTCAAGGACGACGTCAAGGAAGTCAAGGAAGGCTTCGAGTGCGGTATCAAGCTCAAGAACTACAACGACATCAAAGAAGGTGATATGTTGGAAGTCTTTGAGATCAAGGAAATCGCTCGTACGCTGTAA
- the nusA gene encoding transcription termination factor NusA, which translates to MNRELLMLVDAIAREKNVERDVVFGAVESALAQATKKLYPGEVDVRVAIDLDTGDYDTFRRWLVVPDDAGLQNPDAEEMLMDAVDRKADAQVGDYIEEQIESVPIGRIGAMAAKQVILQKIRDAEREMLLNDFMARGDKIFNGTVKRMDKGDIIVESGRVEGRLKRGEMIPKENLRNGDRVRAMIMDVDLTLRGAPILLSRSAPEFMVELFRNEVPEIEQGLLEIKSCARDPGSRAKIAVLSHDKRIDPIGTCVGVRGSRVNVVTNELAGERVDIVLWSEDPAQFVIGALAPANVSSIVVDEEKHAMDVVVDEENLAIAIGRGGQNVRLASDLTGWKINIMDAAESAQKQEEETSTSRKLFMEKLDVDEEIADILIEEGFSSLEEVAYVPLQEMLEIESFDEETVNELRTRAKDALLTMEIVHEESVARVSQALRDLEGMTPELVAQLEAGGIHTRDDLADLAIDELTELTGQSADDAKALIMKAREHWFDGQE; encoded by the coding sequence ATGAATCGCGAATTGTTGATGCTGGTGGATGCCATCGCGCGCGAAAAGAACGTAGAGCGCGATGTGGTGTTCGGCGCTGTGGAATCTGCCCTGGCCCAGGCTACGAAGAAGCTGTATCCCGGCGAAGTGGATGTGCGTGTGGCTATCGATCTCGATACCGGCGACTACGACACCTTCCGCCGCTGGCTGGTGGTGCCCGATGATGCGGGCCTGCAAAACCCGGATGCCGAAGAAATGCTGATGGATGCCGTTGACCGCAAGGCAGACGCGCAGGTGGGCGACTACATTGAAGAGCAGATCGAATCCGTGCCTATCGGCCGTATCGGCGCCATGGCGGCCAAGCAGGTGATCCTGCAAAAGATCCGTGACGCCGAGCGCGAGATGCTGCTCAACGACTTCATGGCACGCGGCGACAAGATCTTCAACGGCACCGTCAAGCGCATGGACAAGGGCGACATCATTGTCGAGTCCGGCCGCGTGGAAGGCCGCTTGAAGCGCGGTGAAATGATTCCGAAGGAAAATCTGCGCAATGGTGACCGCGTTCGCGCGATGATCATGGACGTGGACCTGACCCTGCGCGGCGCGCCCATCCTGCTCTCGCGCTCTGCGCCCGAGTTCATGGTCGAGTTGTTCCGCAACGAAGTGCCCGAAATCGAGCAAGGCCTGCTGGAGATCAAGAGCTGCGCCCGTGACCCTGGCAGCCGCGCCAAGATTGCCGTGCTTAGCCACGACAAGCGCATTGACCCGATCGGCACCTGCGTCGGTGTGCGCGGCAGCCGCGTGAACGTGGTGACCAATGAGCTCGCTGGCGAGCGCGTGGACATCGTGCTGTGGTCTGAGGACCCCGCCCAGTTCGTGATCGGTGCGCTGGCGCCGGCCAATGTGTCCTCGATCGTCGTGGACGAAGAAAAGCATGCCATGGATGTGGTGGTGGACGAGGAAAACCTCGCGATCGCCATTGGCCGTGGTGGTCAGAATGTGCGTCTTGCCTCCGATCTGACGGGGTGGAAGATCAACATCATGGACGCGGCCGAATCGGCCCAGAAGCAGGAAGAAGAAACCAGCACTTCCCGCAAGCTGTTCATGGAAAAGCTGGATGTGGATGAAGAAATCGCTGACATCCTGATCGAAGAAGGTTTCTCCAGCCTGGAAGAAGTGGCCTATGTGCCGCTGCAGGAAATGCTGGAAATCGAGAGCTTCGACGAAGAGACCGTCAATGAGCTTCGCACGCGCGCCAAAGATGCGCTGCTGACGATGGAAATCGTCCACGAAGAGAGTGTTGCCCGTGTTTCCCAAGCGTTGCGTGATCTGGAAGGGATGACGCCTGAGTTGGTAGCCCAGCTGGAAGCTGGTGGAATCCACACGCGTGACGACCTGGCCGATTTGGCCATTGATGAATTGACCGAGCTGACCGGACAGTCTGCCGATGACGCAAAAGCCTTGATCATGAAGGCTCGCGAACATTGGTTTGATGGACAGGAATAA
- the rimP gene encoding ribosome maturation factor RimP has product MSLQETTLQTVSGLGYDLVEIERSASGLLRITIDLPWNADDVRPEGVPEQFVTVEDCEKVTRQLQFALEVDGVEYKRLEVSSPGIDRPLRHEQDFIRFAGAVVDLTLKESIGAAAEGTTISANRKKFRGTLERTEAGGWQIVWSDAPPVKPGARVSKKRPPAPLQSLGFTLDELREARLAPIVSFKGRAAAGAADEPQA; this is encoded by the coding sequence GTGAGCTTGCAAGAAACCACCCTACAAACGGTGAGCGGCCTGGGCTACGACTTGGTGGAGATCGAACGCTCTGCCAGCGGCCTTTTGCGCATCACCATCGACCTGCCTTGGAATGCGGATGACGTCCGTCCGGAAGGCGTGCCAGAGCAGTTTGTGACGGTGGAGGATTGTGAGAAGGTCACCCGCCAGCTGCAGTTTGCGCTGGAAGTCGATGGCGTGGAATACAAGCGCCTGGAAGTGTCCTCGCCCGGTATTGACCGTCCATTGCGCCATGAGCAGGATTTCATCCGCTTTGCCGGCGCGGTGGTGGACCTGACGCTGAAGGAATCCATCGGTGCAGCTGCCGAAGGCACAACCATCAGCGCCAATCGCAAGAAATTTCGGGGCACGCTCGAGCGTACCGAGGCAGGTGGCTGGCAGATCGTCTGGAGCGATGCGCCGCCTGTCAAACCCGGTGCCCGTGTGAGCAAGAAGCGCCCACCCGCACCGCTGCAAAGCCTGGGTTTTACGCTCGATGAGTTGCGTGAAGCGCGTCTGGCACCCATCGTGAGCTTCAAGGGCAGGGCGGCAGCAGGTGCTGCCGACGAACCCCAGGCCTGA
- a CDS encoding thioredoxin family protein translates to MTEAASAPWLVVCLCAQWCGTCGQYQPAFDALAKEWPDMAFVWLDVEDEEEALGELDITTFPTVLLGRGTEAMFLGPVLPQSGVLQRMLERFSQGDAQALPDGDEAHALLRRTEAIVQARNAQT, encoded by the coding sequence ATGACCGAGGCTGCGAGTGCGCCCTGGCTGGTGGTGTGTTTGTGCGCGCAGTGGTGCGGTACCTGTGGCCAGTACCAGCCTGCCTTTGATGCGCTGGCCAAGGAGTGGCCGGACATGGCCTTTGTCTGGCTCGATGTCGAGGACGAGGAAGAGGCGCTGGGCGAGCTCGATATCACCACCTTCCCCACCGTACTGCTGGGGCGCGGCACCGAAGCCATGTTCCTGGGCCCCGTTCTGCCCCAGTCCGGCGTGCTGCAGCGCATGCTGGAGCGTTTTTCGCAAGGCGACGCGCAGGCCTTGCCCGATGGCGATGAAGCCCATGCACTGTTGCGGCGCACTGAGGCTATCGTGCAGGCGCGCAATGCGCAGACTTAG
- a CDS encoding DnaJ C-terminal domain-containing protein, whose translation MDSKNYYDVLGVDKKAGADEIKKAFRKLARKYHPDLSKEKDAAQRMAEVNEANAVLSDTQKRAEYDAMLDAPRGFASGAGKPFRSAEGFDSGDFQFRRQSMGGDADYSDFFRQMFGDAARAQRGGHAGGGPRAAIRGEDQHASIELDLTDSYQGSERMLTLHGQDVTEDGEVRSQERQLQVKIPAGVREGQMIRLAGQGGPGYQGGPAGDLLLEVHFRPDKRWRAEGKDVYMPMPVSPWEAALGGSAEVKTPAGTLEVTIPAGWSAGRKLRIKGKGLPAATPGDLYLELQLHIPPATTEQEREAYAAFAKAFPHYQPRQGV comes from the coding sequence ATGGATTCCAAAAACTACTACGACGTTCTGGGCGTGGACAAAAAGGCCGGCGCAGACGAGATCAAAAAGGCATTTCGCAAGCTCGCCCGCAAATACCACCCGGATCTGAGCAAGGAAAAAGACGCCGCCCAGCGCATGGCCGAGGTCAACGAGGCCAATGCGGTGCTGTCGGACACGCAAAAGCGTGCCGAATACGACGCCATGCTCGACGCCCCGCGCGGCTTTGCGTCAGGCGCGGGCAAGCCCTTCCGCAGCGCCGAAGGCTTTGACAGCGGCGATTTCCAGTTTCGCCGCCAGAGCATGGGGGGCGATGCCGATTACAGCGATTTCTTTCGCCAGATGTTTGGCGACGCGGCGCGCGCCCAGCGCGGTGGCCATGCCGGCGGCGGGCCACGTGCGGCGATCCGGGGCGAGGACCAGCACGCCAGCATCGAGCTGGACCTGACCGACAGCTACCAGGGCAGCGAACGCATGCTGACCTTGCATGGCCAGGACGTGACCGAGGATGGCGAAGTACGCAGCCAGGAGCGCCAGCTGCAGGTGAAGATTCCTGCCGGGGTGCGCGAGGGCCAGATGATTCGCCTGGCCGGCCAGGGCGGGCCCGGTTACCAGGGCGGGCCAGCGGGCGATCTCTTGCTCGAAGTGCACTTTCGCCCCGACAAGCGCTGGCGTGCCGAAGGCAAGGATGTTTATATGCCAATGCCCGTCAGCCCCTGGGAAGCGGCTTTGGGCGGCAGCGCGGAGGTCAAAACGCCGGCCGGCACCTTGGAAGTGACTATTCCTGCAGGCTGGTCGGCCGGGCGCAAGCTGCGCATCAAGGGCAAAGGCCTGCCCGCTGCCACGCCTGGCGATCTGTACCTGGAGCTGCAACTGCACATACCACCGGCCACGACCGAGCAGGAGCGCGAGGCCTACGCGGCCTTTGCCAAGGCCTTTCCCCACTACCAGCCTCGCCAAGGAGTGTGA
- a CDS encoding MerR family transcriptional regulator, with amino-acid sequence MPDYTTVHTSSLQIIDDDSLDAASLAQACQRNLDWVQARVVDGVLTPSTGTRNPEAVTSWRFAATCIVRARRVALLEHTYDADPQLAALTVDLMEEVLELRRRLHR; translated from the coding sequence ATGCCCGACTACACGACAGTACACACCAGCAGCTTGCAGATCATTGACGACGACAGCCTTGATGCGGCCAGTCTGGCCCAGGCCTGCCAGCGCAACCTGGACTGGGTGCAGGCCCGTGTCGTCGATGGCGTGCTCACCCCCAGCACTGGCACACGCAACCCCGAAGCCGTCACCAGCTGGCGCTTTGCGGCCACCTGCATCGTGCGCGCGCGCCGTGTGGCGCTGCTGGAGCACACCTATGATGCCGACCCCCAACTGGCCGCACTGACCGTCGACCTGATGGAAGAGGTGCTGGAGCTGCGCCGCCGCTTGCATCGCTGA
- a CDS encoding lipocalin family protein, translating to MQELDHQQRPQQRSLWLPLAAGVAALAVYWWTSNKSRKVVPVDLIEPVADFDAERFVGDWYEIARIERGIGKPLTRSRVEYELLSDGSLGITTRGFHAGTHRWVEGHGIARFVGAPNFGAMKASFMGPFHEGYHVVAIDPDYRWAMLMGDTTDSFKLLSRQPVLDGKTTDMLVHQAALMGVETSRIHWVMQDGINPTGHW from the coding sequence ATGCAAGAGCTCGATCATCAACAACGACCGCAACAGCGCTCTCTCTGGCTCCCCCTGGCAGCCGGTGTGGCCGCCTTGGCCGTTTACTGGTGGACCAGCAACAAATCCCGCAAAGTCGTGCCGGTCGACCTGATTGAGCCCGTCGCCGACTTTGATGCAGAACGCTTTGTCGGCGACTGGTATGAGATCGCCCGCATCGAGCGCGGCATCGGCAAGCCGCTAACGCGCTCACGCGTCGAATATGAGCTGCTGAGCGATGGCAGCCTGGGCATCACGACCCGGGGCTTTCATGCCGGCACCCACCGCTGGGTCGAGGGCCATGGCATTGCCCGCTTTGTCGGCGCGCCCAACTTTGGCGCCATGAAGGCCTCGTTCATGGGCCCCTTCCACGAGGGCTACCATGTCGTCGCCATTGACCCCGATTACCGCTGGGCCATGCTGATGGGCGACACCACCGACTCGTTCAAGCTGCTCTCGCGCCAGCCCGTGCTCGATGGCAAGACCACCGATATGCTGGTCCACCAGGCTGCACTGATGGGCGTGGAGACCTCACGCATCCACTGGGTGATGCAGGACGGCATCAACCCTACCGGCCACTGGTAA
- the truB gene encoding tRNA pseudouridine(55) synthase TruB — protein sequence MHASRTRVQRRPVHGVFLLDKPIGLSSNDALQKVKWLLRAEKAGHTGTLDPLATGVLPLCFGAATKFSQLQLDAPKTYEALVHLGATTTTGDAEGEVLQTWEVDGEALTPETLDAVAARFTGPISQVPPMYSALKRDGKALYEYARAGITLEREPRAVTILHLTLSRVQEEQDFVALKMTVRCSKGTYVRTLAEDIGQALGYGAHLRSLRRIETGGIDLSRCISLQTLEATPDAERLHTVLPVDTLLAAHTRVTLDGDNAGRFLSGLRRRGEWADADAVAVYGEEPPALLGVAHIRARELIPDRLLSPVEIQQILEGTPRPQASGILETS from the coding sequence ATGCATGCCTCTCGCACACGGGTGCAGCGGCGCCCTGTGCACGGGGTGTTTCTGCTCGATAAACCCATTGGCTTGTCCAGCAACGACGCTTTGCAAAAAGTGAAGTGGCTGCTGCGCGCCGAAAAAGCGGGCCATACCGGCACGCTAGACCCATTGGCTACGGGTGTGCTGCCGCTGTGTTTTGGCGCGGCCACCAAGTTCAGCCAATTGCAGCTCGATGCCCCCAAGACCTATGAGGCCTTGGTGCACCTGGGTGCTACCACCACCACCGGCGACGCCGAGGGCGAGGTGCTGCAGACCTGGGAGGTGGATGGGGAGGCGCTGACGCCCGAGACCCTGGACGCCGTGGCAGCCCGGTTTACCGGCCCCATCAGCCAGGTGCCACCCATGTACAGCGCGCTCAAGCGCGATGGCAAGGCACTCTACGAATACGCCCGCGCCGGCATCACGCTCGAGCGTGAGCCGCGTGCTGTCACCATCTTGCATCTGACGCTGTCGCGTGTGCAAGAAGAGCAGGACTTTGTCGCGCTCAAGATGACGGTGCGCTGCAGCAAGGGCACCTATGTGCGTACGCTGGCCGAGGATATTGGCCAGGCGCTGGGCTATGGCGCGCATTTGCGCAGCCTGCGCCGCATAGAAACCGGTGGGATCGACCTGTCCCGCTGTATCAGCCTGCAAACCCTGGAAGCGACGCCCGATGCGGAGCGCCTGCACACCGTGTTGCCTGTCGACACGTTGCTGGCAGCGCACACCCGTGTCACGCTCGATGGTGATAATGCAGGCAGATTTTTGTCCGGCTTGCGCCGGCGGGGTGAATGGGCCGATGCCGATGCAGTGGCCGTTTATGGAGAAGAGCCTCCTGCGCTTTTGGGTGTGGCACACATCCGGGCGCGCGAGCTCATTCCCGACCGCCTCCTAAGCCCCGTCGAGATTCAACAAATTTTGGAAGGAACGCCGCGCCCACAAGCCAGCGGCATTTTGGAAACATCATGA
- the rbfA gene encoding 30S ribosome-binding factor RbfA: MATRKKTAAPNRSFKVSDQIQRDLSELIARELKDPRVGMVTLQAVEVTPDYAHAKVYFSLLIGDPDQTQDALNQAAGFLRNGLFKRLHIHTVPTLHFIYDRTTERAADMNALIAKAVASRGPEEG; the protein is encoded by the coding sequence ATGGCAACTCGCAAGAAAACTGCTGCGCCCAATCGCAGCTTCAAAGTCTCCGACCAGATCCAGCGCGATCTGTCGGAGCTGATCGCCCGTGAGTTGAAGGACCCACGTGTGGGCATGGTGACGCTGCAAGCCGTTGAGGTGACGCCTGACTATGCCCACGCCAAGGTCTATTTCAGCTTGCTGATCGGTGACCCCGACCAGACCCAGGACGCACTGAACCAGGCAGCTGGCTTCTTGCGCAATGGACTGTTCAAGCGCCTGCATATCCACACCGTGCCGACCTTGCACTTCATCTACGACCGCACCACCGAGCGTGCCGCCGACATGAATGCCTTGATCGCCAAGGCCGTGGCATCGCGCGGACCCGAGGAAGGCTGA
- a CDS encoding ABC transporter ATP-binding protein, which produces MSAQITDVHAELLLQVSALNAWYGEADILFDVGLEVRRGEVVALMGRNGAGKSTTLKAIMGLVERRKGTVQFMGQNIAQADPWRIARLGLGYVPEERRIFSDLTVLENLEVGRQPARRWADGSLASEWTVDELLAFFPNLAAMPQRAGGQMSGGEQQMLTVARTLMGNPYLVLLDEPSEGVAPVIVEQMAQMIVQLKQRGVSILLCEQNLHFARLVSDRAYVLEKGAIAFAGSMQALVDEERAGAKRIGV; this is translated from the coding sequence ATGAGCGCGCAGATAACCGATGTGCACGCCGAGCTTCTGCTGCAGGTGAGCGCGCTCAACGCCTGGTATGGCGAAGCCGATATTCTGTTTGATGTGGGGCTGGAGGTGCGGCGCGGTGAGGTGGTGGCCTTGATGGGGCGCAACGGCGCGGGCAAGTCCACCACGCTCAAGGCCATCATGGGCCTGGTGGAGCGGCGCAAAGGCACCGTGCAGTTCATGGGCCAGAACATTGCGCAGGCAGACCCCTGGCGCATTGCGCGCCTGGGCCTGGGCTATGTGCCCGAAGAGCGGCGCATCTTCAGCGACCTGACGGTACTCGAAAACCTGGAGGTGGGCCGCCAGCCCGCCCGCCGCTGGGCCGATGGCAGCCTGGCCAGCGAGTGGACGGTGGATGAGCTGCTCGCCTTTTTCCCGAACCTGGCGGCCATGCCGCAGCGCGCTGGCGGGCAGATGAGTGGCGGCGAGCAGCAGATGCTCACCGTCGCCCGCACCCTCATGGGCAATCCCTATCTGGTGCTGCTCGATGAGCCCTCTGAAGGGGTGGCGCCTGTTATCGTCGAGCAGATGGCGCAGATGATTGTGCAACTCAAGCAGCGCGGCGTGAGTATTTTGCTGTGCGAGCAAAACCTGCACTTTGCGCGCCTGGTGAGCGACCGGGCCTATGTGCTGGAGAAGGGCGCGATCGCGTTTGCTGGCAGCATGCAGGCACTGGTCGACGAAGAGCGGGCTGGCGCCAAGCGGATCGGCGTCTAA
- a CDS encoding ABC transporter ATP-binding protein has translation MTELLQVTGLGKRFGGVQAVADVSFALRRGEVLALIGPNGAGKTTTFNMLGGQLVPDAGSMLLQGTALGGKRPREIWRLGVGRTFQIAETFASLTVAENVQMALLSAAGRVFGLWQKAARFQRDEALALLALVGMQDQADRACSALAYGDVKRVELAIAMAHKPVLLLMDEPTAGMAQAERLQLMALTRQLARERDMAVLFTEHSMDVVFAYADRIIVLARGRLIAEGAPEAVRRNPEVQAVYLGKGSTYDSQEPSQEPAV, from the coding sequence ATGACAGAACTGCTGCAAGTGACCGGTTTGGGCAAGCGCTTTGGCGGCGTGCAGGCCGTGGCCGATGTGAGCTTTGCCTTGCGCCGGGGCGAAGTGCTGGCGCTCATTGGCCCCAATGGCGCGGGCAAGACAACCACCTTCAACATGCTGGGCGGGCAACTGGTGCCCGATGCCGGCAGCATGCTGCTTCAGGGCACGGCCCTGGGCGGCAAGCGGCCCCGCGAGATATGGCGCCTGGGCGTAGGGCGCACCTTCCAGATTGCCGAGACCTTTGCCTCGCTGACGGTGGCCGAGAACGTGCAGATGGCCTTGCTGTCGGCCGCTGGCCGCGTCTTTGGCCTGTGGCAAAAAGCCGCCCGCTTTCAGCGTGATGAGGCGCTGGCCTTGCTGGCGCTGGTGGGCATGCAGGACCAGGCTGACCGTGCTTGCAGCGCGCTGGCCTATGGCGATGTGAAGCGGGTGGAGCTGGCCATCGCCATGGCCCACAAGCCTGTGCTGCTGCTGATGGATGAGCCCACTGCCGGCATGGCCCAGGCTGAACGCCTGCAGCTGATGGCGCTCACGCGGCAACTGGCCCGTGAGCGCGACATGGCCGTGCTGTTTACCGAGCACAGCATGGATGTGGTGTTTGCCTATGCCGACCGCATCATTGTGCTGGCGCGGGGCCGGCTCATTGCCGAGGGCGCGCCGGAGGCCGTGCGGCGCAACCCCGAGGTGCAGGCGGTCTACCTGGGCAAGGGCAGCACCTATGACAGCCAGGAACCAAGTCAGGAGCCTGCCGTATGA